One part of the Humulus lupulus chromosome 9, drHumLupu1.1, whole genome shotgun sequence genome encodes these proteins:
- the LOC133800159 gene encoding uncharacterized protein LOC133800159 gives MEDHRQANCNVIGELIKSKYMSIKRVHTPHDIINDMLDDFGVSMGYQKAWRAREKALELARGNQDDSYQKLPIYLHMLKVSNPGTITHLVTDNIDHFKYMYLAFANSIKGWKHCRPVIVIDGTYLKTSFGGTLFTASTMNANNNIFPLAFGIGDSKNDSSWLWFFTKLKETYGEREGMAIISDRHKSIENAIDDVYPKAFHGACIFHLLNNIKVNFGVHGEDLNLNFVKAAKAYRVQSFEHYMHEIDKIDTRIRPYLQKIGYSTWSRCHAPTRRYTMMTSNIAESINAALKAARTLPITTMMEGLQSLVKKWVWKNGNEANGTFTQVTTDTETVLRENFIRAIKFQVFPVNTILYQVVVEQKGNFLVNLMEKTCECKRFQQDEIPCAHAIAVFAKTWLKTYNYVADYYKTTTMKATYDSTVCPLPNESEWTLLETLNIIVLPPKSRKPPGRPRRKRIRSRGEPKVQIKCGRCVQQGHNRKTCRNEPIPKLRNSTK, from the exons ATGGAAGACCACAGGCAGGCTAATTGCAATGTCATTGGGGaactaataaaatcaaaatacatGTCAATAAAGAGAGTACACACACCACATGACATAATCAACGACATGCTAGATGATTTTGGTGTTTCAATGGGGTACCAAAAAGCCTGGAGAGCAAGAGAAAAAGCTTTAGAATTGGCAAGGGGAAACCAAGATGATTCATACCAAAAACTTCCCATCTACCTTCACATGCTAAAAGTCtcgaacccaggtacaattacacACCTGGTTACAGACAATATAGATCACTTCAAATATATGTACCTAGCATTTGCAAATTCCATCAAAGGATGGAAACACTGTAGGCCAGTCATTGTGATAGATGGAACTTACTTGAAGACATCATTTGGGGGaactttattcactgcttcaacaaTGAATGCTAACAACAACATATTCCCATTAGCCTTTGGAATAGGAGACTCTAAAAATGATTCATCATGGTTATGGTTTTTCACAAAGCTAAAGGAAACATATGGAGAAAGAGAAG GTATGGCAATCATTTcagacaggcataaaagcatagAAAATGCTATAGACGATGTATACCCAAAAGCTTTCCATGGAGCATGCATATTCCACCTGTTAAACAACATCAAAGTCAATTTTGGTGTCCATGGGGAGGACCTAAACCTAAACTTTGTCAAAGCAGCAAAGGCATACAGGGTACAATCATTTGAGCACTACATGCATGAAATAGACAAGATTGACACACGCATAAGACCGTATTTACAAAAAATTGGATATTCAACTTGGTCTAGATGCCATGCTCCAACAAGAAGATATACAATGATGACATCAAATATAGCTGAATCAATAAATGCTGCATTGAAAGCTGCAAGAACGCTGCCAATCACTACAATGATGGAGGGCCTTCAAAGTTTAGTTAAAAAATGGGTATGGAAAAATGGTAACGAAGCAAACGGAACATTCACACAAGTAACAACAGATACTGAAACTGTGCTTAGAGAAAACTTTATTCGTGCCATTAAATTTCAG GTCTTCCCAGTAAACACTATACTGTACCAAGTTGTGGTTGAACAGAAAGGAAATTTTTTGGTCAACCTAATGGAGAAAACATGTGAATGCAAAAGATTCCAACAAGACGAAATACCGTGTGCACATGCAATAGCAGTATTCGCCAAAACATGGCTGAAAACATATAATTATGTTGCTGATTACTACAAAACTACAACTATGAAAGCAACATATGACTCAACTGTTTGTCCATTGCCAAATGAAAGCGAATGGACACTGCTAGAGACTTTAAACATAATTGTCCTACCACCAAAATCAAGAAAACCACCAGGCCGCCCTAGAAGAAAAAGAATCAGATCTAGAGGAGAACCAAAGGTGCAAATAAAATGTGGAAGATGCGTGCAGCAAGGGCATAATAGAAAAACATGCAGGAATGAACCAATCCCAAAGCTGCGAAACtcaacaaagtaa